A region of the Vibrio rumoiensis genome:
CAGCCATCGAGAAAACCAAACAATTCTTTAGCCAGATGAAAACACCGGTATCACTGAGCGAAATCGATCTTGCTCAAGCGGATGTTGATACTGCAATGACAAGCTTAGAAGCGCATGGCATGACCAAATTAGGTGAACATGGAACGCTTGATATCGCACGTTCACGTAAAGTGCTAGAAACCGCTCTTTAATGTTGTCTCAACAACCATAAACAAAAGGGAGCCAAATGGGCTCCCTTTTTATTGATATTTTTATATATTGATTACAACTGAAACCATAGTTGTTCATCGGCATGAGGTTGATTAAGAGTGCTTTCTTCCTGTCGTTCTTGACCTTGTGTCTCTTCCGCTTTGATATCAGCGGTAGACTGGTTATCTTTCAACTCATTTAAGCTACCTTGATCTGCCGCTGTTTGCTGTGCGACAACAGAAGGTTCGACGGGGGCAGTCGTTTGCTCTACCCCTTTCAGTTCGGCAACTTGCTTTTCAAAGTCGGCTTTATTGGACAACAATTGAACCTGAAATGTTACGCTATCTCCCTGAGCAGAATGAACTTGAACCGTTGCCACACTCTCTAAAGCCATCAAGGCTTTCTCTAACATAAAGAAAGATTTGGCTGACTGAATACCAGAAAAATTAGCCCAAACTGCATCATCGGCAACTTGGGTAGCACTTGGCTTATTCTTCTTAGCATAATAAGCACTCACTCGATCAATGGCTTGATCAATCGCTTGAGCAACATCACCGGTCTCAACACCTGTCACCGGTGGTTTTGCTGAGGCCGTAATACTATCAGGGGCAACATCATACAGCTGCCAATTGACTTCTGAACCTTCCGCATGTTGACCGACTTTGAGTACCAATACAGAATCCACAGGGTAACGAGTACTCGCAGCTTCAAGTGGCTCAGGAAAACTCCCCCACAAATCAGGGGCAGAAATTTTTGTCAAATCATCCATATCACCAAGTGGCAACGTGATCGGCAATCCAGACTGGTCAGCAGAGGTTTGCAATGCAGCAACCGATTCTAAGCCCGATTGTTCCCAACCAATTTGACGCTCTACGTCATCATCTTGAACCAGCCAAACCAAAACATTCTCTCGTTCTTTAGGCCAAACCGATGCATTAGCTTGTGACAACAATAAGTTAATTTGTTTGGGGTTATATTGCATATCTAAACTTTGTTCACCGTTTAACGTGCCATATTTAAACTTAGCTAAATAGTCCGAACCATCACGCAGCGCTTTTTTAACTACTGCATTATTAGCAATATTGGCATCACCCGACGCCTTGACTAGCACTTGTTCTAGGCCTTGTCCCCATGCAATAGAGCGAGCATGTTTTTGATTGGTTAACACCACTTCGGCATGATAAACATCCACCGTCGTTTTCGCCGATGCCGTGAACGGAATTAAAATTAAAGCAACAAGAGGGACAACAAGATAACGCATAACAAACCTGTTTTTATTTAAAAAATCATTCAGTATAGAAACTGCAGCTTTCTATTAAGCCACTCATCATACATGAAACATATCGGCTTTTCTTTGATGCATAGAGCAATAAAAAAGCGACTCTAATCAGTAGAGTCGCTTTTTTACAATTAATTCCCTAGATTCAAGAATATTAGGGATTACAGTACTTATTGCGTACCAAAAATCTTATCGCCAGCATCACCCAAACCTGGGACGATGTAACCTTTATCATCCAATTTTTCATCAATCGCAGCAGTATAAAGCTCAACATCAGGGTGCGCTTTTTCTAATGCTTCAATCCCTTCCGGAGCGGCAACCAAAACTAATACTTTAATTTGATTACAACCCTGCTCTTTTAAAAGATCAATGGTAGCAATCATAGAGCCGCCAGTCGCCAACATTGGATCAACAACGAGAGCAATACGCTCTTCAATACTTGAAGTCAGCTTATTGAAATAAGGGATTGGCTCAAGTGTTTCTTCATCTCGATAAATACCAACCACTGATATACGAGCACTTGGCATGTGTTCAAGTACCCCATCCATCATTCCAAGACCCGCACGAAGAATCGGCACAACGGTGACTTTTTTCCCTTTAATTTGGTCAATTTCAACAGGGCCATTCCAACCTTTAATGGTCACTTTTTCAGTTTCAAAATCAGAGGTCGCTTCATAAGTGAGCAAACTTCCCACTTCTGTTGCTAATTCGCGAAAACGCTTTGTACTGATATCGCCTTCGCGCATTAGACCAAGCTTATGCTTAACCAGTGGATGTTTAACTTCTACGACTTTCATGTCCAACTCCGTGCTTAATTTTGACAAACATCTGAATTATACCCCAAATAAACCAGAATTCATTGATAGATCTCATTTAAATTCCTAAGGGCGATTAACAGAACAAATGATGCAAAAAAAACTGACGCAAACGTTTTCCTTTTCACTTCATCCCCTGTTAGAATAGCCCCGTTTTTCACATCCAATCAAATCAAAGGCGAGGATATCCCCGTGAGTGGTAACAATTCTTCTCTAAGCTATAAAGACGCTGGTGTTGATATTGATGCAGGTAATGCATTAGTCGATAAAATTAAAGGTGTGGTAAAGCGCACTCGTCGCCCAGAAGTAATGGGTGGTATTGGTGGCTTTGGAGCTTTATGTGAGCTACCAACCAAATACAAGCAGCCGCTTTTAGTTTCAGGCACAGATGGTGTTGGAACAAAACTGCGTCTGGCTTTGGATATGAAAAAACATGACACCATTGGTATCGACTTAGTAGCGATGTGTGTAAATGATTTAATCGTTCAAGGTGCTGAGCCGTTATTTTTCTTAGACTACTACGCAACGGGCAAACTAGATGTCGATACAGCCGCTGAAGTTGTCACCGGTATCGGTGAAGGCTGTATTCAAGCGGGTTGTTCATTAATCGGTGGTGAAACGGCTGAAATGCCAGGCATGTACGAAGGCGAAGATTACGACGTAGCGGGATTCTGTGTTGGCGTAGTAGAAAAAGCGGATGTCATTGATGGTAGTAAAGTCGCTGCGGGTGATGCATTAATCGCGGTCGGTTCAAGCGGCCCTCACTCAAATGGATATTCATTAATTCGTAAGATTCTGGAAGTCTCTCAAGCGGATTTAAATGAAGATTTAAATGGTCGCACGATTGGTGAGCACCTTATCGAGCCAACCAAAATTTATATCAAATCTGCGCTAAAAATGATTGAACAACACGATATACACGCTATCTCTCATATTACTGGCGGCGGTTTTTGGGAAAACATTCCTCGCGTATTACCGGAAGGTACTAAAGCTGTCATCGATGGTAACAGCTGGGAATGGCCGGCAATTTTCTCTTGGTTACAACAAAAAGGTAATGTTGAAACCTATGAAATGTACCGCACTTTTAACTGTGGCGTTGGCCTAATCGTTGCGCTTCCGCAAGAGCAAGCGCAAGCAGCAGTAGCACTCCTTAATGCTGAAGGTGAGAGCGCTTGGATCATCGGCCAAGTAGCAACCGCTGCAGCTGGTGAAGAACAAGTAGAAATCAACTAAGCCGAGAGCCGAGAGCCGAGAGCCGAGAGCCGAGAGCCGAGAGCCGAGAGCCGAGAGCCGAGAGCCGAGAAATTTTGACCCGCCCATAACTCGTGTCAATTCTTTTCGGCTCCCGAGCACAGCATCCTCGAAACGCGCTCCCTTTCTTTAAGGAACTTATGAAAAATATCGTTGTATTAGTTTCAGGTAATGGAAGCAACTTACAAGCCATTATCGATGCTTGTGAATCCGGACAAGTTCAAGCCAAAGTCACGGCCGTGTTTTCAAACAAAGCCGAAGCTTATGGTTTAGAGCGTGCAAAAAATCATTCAATCGCTGCTCACTCCCTTTCAGCTCAGCACTTTTTAGATTCAGACGGAAAACCTGATCGCGTTGCCTTTGATGCTGAATTAATGAATCAAATTGATGCCTATCAACCTGACTTAATTATTCTTGCGGGTTACATGCGCATTTTGAGTCCTGATTTCGTTCAACATTATTTAGGTCGAATGATGAACATTCATCCTTCACTATTACCTAAATACTCTGGTTTACATACTCATCAACGTGCGATTGATGCAGGCGATAATGAGCATGGTACTAGTGTGCACTTTGTGACTGAAGAACTAGACGGTGGCCCGGTTATCCTACAAGCCAAAGTACCGGTATTTGACGATGATAGTGCCGATGATTTAGCACAAAGAGTGTTAGTTCAAGAACATCAGATCTACCCACTGGTTGTGCAGTGGTTTATCGATGGTCGTTTAGCAATGAAAGATCAACTCGCTTACCTCGATAACCAGCCACTCGGCTTACATGGCTATGCCGAAGAATAATCGTAATCTGTTGCGAGAAAGTATTTCGTAAACAAAAAAGCAGCACCCATAAAAATGTTAGTGCTGCTTTGAAAATATCTTGGTCATCAGGAACTAGGAACTATACTCTTCGGTGCAAACGGCTCATCAATCAAATCTAAACTGTTATCTAAAATCAATTCACCAAAATGAAAGACACCGTACTCACTCGGTTTCATTTTATGCCAGCGTTCGTTATCGGTTAATGGCTGAGTAGCGATCACTGAAACCACATCATTGGGTGTCGTTTCCTCTTGAAAATCGATGCTAACCTCTTCGTCAATCAATGTCGCTTTACCAAAAGGTGCACGCCTTGTGATCCAGTGAAGATTGTTGGTGCAGTACATCATGACATATTCACCATCGCTCAATAGCATGTTAAACACGCCTAACTTTTTCAGCTCATCACAACACTGTGCAATAAATTGAAACACTTCCGTCATTCGATCAGAATGGGGAGGTTCAGGGTAACGGTCTTCTAATTGCTTCAGTATCCAGCAAAACGACAATTCGCTATCAGTCTCTCCAATTGGACGATGACGCCCCGTATCCAATCCTTGATAGTCACTCAATTGACCATTGTGGGCAAACGTCCAATTCTTCCCCCAAAGCTCACGAGTAAAAGGATGGGTGTTTTCTAAATTCACCTCACCTCGATTCGCCTGACGTATATGGCTAATGACTGCACAACTTTTTATTGGATAGCTTTGTACTAGCTCAGCAATTTTAGAATGGCAGCTCGGTTTCGGATCTTTAAAATTACGGCATCCTTTCCCTTCATAAAAAGTGATCCCCCAGCCATCACGATGAGGGCCAGTTTTTCCACCACGTTGTATTAATCCGGTAAAACTGAAGCAAATATCGGTTGGGACATTGGCACTCATCCCGAGCAGTTCACACATTCCTATTTCCTTTATAAAACTAAGCGCAACTAGGCTTCCATTTCTTTTTCAATTAACTGGATAACAATGTGAATAATCTTGATGTGTACTTCTTGAATTCGGTCTGCATAACCAAAGTGAGGAACACGAATTTCAACATCCGCGATACCCGCCATTTTGCCGCCATCTTTACCGGTTAAAGCAATGGTCTTCATACCTTTTTGCTTAGCCGTTTCCATCGCTTTCAGAATATTTCCTGAGTTGCCGGATGTCGACAGGCCAAATAACACGTCACCGGTTTGCCCTACCGCTTCAAGGTAGCGAGAAAACACAAATTCATAACCAAAATCGTTACTCACACAAGAAAGATGGCTTGGATCCGAAATAGCGATACCAGGATAGCCTGGGCGATTTTCACGATAGCGCCCTGTCAATTCTTCAGCAAAGTGCATCGCATCACAATGAGAGCCGCCGTTACCACAAGACAACACTTTGCCACCCTGCTTAAATGAATCAGCTATTACTTTCGCCGCAGCTTCGATGTCCTGAATATTTTTATCATCTGCTAGAAAAGCGTTGAGTACTTGAGCGGCTTCTGTAAGTTCACTTCGAATCAAATCTTGATACATGGGACATTCCCTTATTTTGGATAATTATCAATCCTGAGTTTACCTATAAAGAATAAGACCTGTCACCCACTGGATGAAATATTTTCTCAATTAGGAATCATAGCCTCGCCCAATATTGCAACCGACGTTATTCCTATCAGCAAAACCCCGATCTATTCACTACGCTTTAATTAAGAAAGCGAAGAAGAAATCAGAGCCAGACCGACTCATTAACAGCCCGTTCATTGGTTTGACTAAGCACAAAATATAAACAGTCATTTAAAACACTCATTTTATGCTTGAGATCACTTTTCAACCATATTGACCTTTTACATTTGGTCAACAAGATGATTACAATGAATCTATCTGGTATGACCACCTTGCTTTTAGTTATAAGCAGGTTCGGCTTTATCATTCATCATAATAAGGAAGACAAAGATGACCACCCTACTCACCATTATCGTTGCGCTTGTCG
Encoded here:
- the purM gene encoding phosphoribosylformylglycinamidine cyclo-ligase, whose translation is MSGNNSSLSYKDAGVDIDAGNALVDKIKGVVKRTRRPEVMGGIGGFGALCELPTKYKQPLLVSGTDGVGTKLRLALDMKKHDTIGIDLVAMCVNDLIVQGAEPLFFLDYYATGKLDVDTAAEVVTGIGEGCIQAGCSLIGGETAEMPGMYEGEDYDVAGFCVGVVEKADVIDGSKVAAGDALIAVGSSGPHSNGYSLIRKILEVSQADLNEDLNGRTIGEHLIEPTKIYIKSALKMIEQHDIHAISHITGGGFWENIPRVLPEGTKAVIDGNSWEWPAIFSWLQQKGNVETYEMYRTFNCGVGLIVALPQEQAQAAVALLNAEGESAWIIGQVATAAAGEEQVEIN
- a CDS encoding DUF2066 domain-containing protein, producing MRYLVVPLVALILIPFTASAKTTVDVYHAEVVLTNQKHARSIAWGQGLEQVLVKASGDANIANNAVVKKALRDGSDYLAKFKYGTLNGEQSLDMQYNPKQINLLLSQANASVWPKERENVLVWLVQDDDVERQIGWEQSGLESVAALQTSADQSGLPITLPLGDMDDLTKISAPDLWGSFPEPLEAASTRYPVDSVLVLKVGQHAEGSEVNWQLYDVAPDSITASAKPPVTGVETGDVAQAIDQAIDRVSAYYAKKNKPSATQVADDAVWANFSGIQSAKSFFMLEKALMALESVATVQVHSAQGDSVTFQVQLLSNKADFEKQVAELKGVEQTTAPVEPSVVAQQTAADQGSLNELKDNQSTADIKAEETQGQERQEESTLNQPHADEQLWFQL
- the lpcA gene encoding D-sedoheptulose 7-phosphate isomerase, which encodes MYQDLIRSELTEAAQVLNAFLADDKNIQDIEAAAKVIADSFKQGGKVLSCGNGGSHCDAMHFAEELTGRYRENRPGYPGIAISDPSHLSCVSNDFGYEFVFSRYLEAVGQTGDVLFGLSTSGNSGNILKAMETAKQKGMKTIALTGKDGGKMAGIADVEIRVPHFGYADRIQEVHIKIIHIVIQLIEKEMEA
- the upp gene encoding uracil phosphoribosyltransferase → MKVVEVKHPLVKHKLGLMREGDISTKRFRELATEVGSLLTYEATSDFETEKVTIKGWNGPVEIDQIKGKKVTVVPILRAGLGMMDGVLEHMPSARISVVGIYRDEETLEPIPYFNKLTSSIEERIALVVDPMLATGGSMIATIDLLKEQGCNQIKVLVLVAAPEGIEALEKAHPDVELYTAAIDEKLDDKGYIVPGLGDAGDKIFGTQ
- the purN gene encoding phosphoribosylglycinamide formyltransferase: MKNIVVLVSGNGSNLQAIIDACESGQVQAKVTAVFSNKAEAYGLERAKNHSIAAHSLSAQHFLDSDGKPDRVAFDAELMNQIDAYQPDLIILAGYMRILSPDFVQHYLGRMMNIHPSLLPKYSGLHTHQRAIDAGDNEHGTSVHFVTEELDGGPVILQAKVPVFDDDSADDLAQRVLVQEHQIYPLVVQWFIDGRLAMKDQLAYLDNQPLGLHGYAEE
- a CDS encoding class II glutamine amidotransferase, producing the protein MCELLGMSANVPTDICFSFTGLIQRGGKTGPHRDGWGITFYEGKGCRNFKDPKPSCHSKIAELVQSYPIKSCAVISHIRQANRGEVNLENTHPFTRELWGKNWTFAHNGQLSDYQGLDTGRHRPIGETDSELSFCWILKQLEDRYPEPPHSDRMTEVFQFIAQCCDELKKLGVFNMLLSDGEYVMMYCTNNLHWITRRAPFGKATLIDEEVSIDFQEETTPNDVVSVIATQPLTDNERWHKMKPSEYGVFHFGELILDNSLDLIDEPFAPKSIVPSS